The nucleotide sequence CGCAAGCTCAACGAGTACCCGACGGAGGAGCTGCCGGAGACGGCGGGCGACACCGACGCGATGCGCGGCACCGAACTGCGCGCCGTGCTCTGGCAGGCGCTCGCGCGCCTCCCCGAGCTGCAGCGCACGATGCTGGTACTGCGCTACTACGAGGGCCGCACCGATCCGGAGATCGCGGACATCCTCGACATCAGTGTCGGCACGGTGAAGTCGAGCATCTGGCGGTCACTCCGCCGGCTGCGCGAGGACCAGGTCCTCAGCTTCGGCCGTGACGAGGAAGAGTCCTTCGGCGAGTTGGTGGCCTGAAGGCTGCGGGGGGGGGCCTGTCGTTTCGGGGGAGACGGCAGGAGCGGTGGGGGGAAACAGGGGGGAACACCGGGGGGAAAGCGGGGGGAATCACGGGGGGCAGCACCGGGGGGTGCGACGGAGCCAGCCAGGCCGGGGGGTCTTGGCTGGCTCCGTTCGTATGTCCCGGGAACGCGAAGGGGCTACGAAGAGACCGCGACGGAGCGGCCCCTGGCCGCCTCGGCTATCCGGCCCAGCGCCTCGGTACCCGCGCACGGATACGCGCCGAGCGCCGTCTGGCGCGCCACGATCGACCGCTCGGCGCGCATCAGCCGCCAGCCGCGCCGCAGCAGGAACGGCACCGACTTCCGCCCTTCGCGCAGATCCCGCAGCAGCCGGCGCCGGAACGTGGTCGAAGGCCGGCCGCGCAGACACAGCGCGTCGGCCAGCAGCCCGAGTTCGCCGCACCGGGCCACGATGTCGGCGGCGAAGATGCCCTCCGCGACGAAGAGCGGCGCACCGGCGGTGTCGAGCGTCTCGGTGTCCACCCGCGAGCTGGTCGCGATGGAGTAGACGGGAACGGTCGTACGACCCGTACGGCACAGCTCGGCCACCGCGGCGACGGCGGCCTCCGCGTCCCAGGACCGCACCGAGTCCCAGTCGATGTCCGCGCTGTCGGGGACCAGCGGAAGTGTCGGGTCGTCACCCTCCTTGTAGAAGTCGTCAAGACGCAGGATCGGCAGGCCCGTACGGGCGGCCAGGGACGACTTCCCCGACCCCGAGGGGCCGGCGAGCAGCACGACAAGGGGCAGGGCGGTTTGGGAGCTCACGGGACACCAGTCTGCGGCATGCGCCCGCGGAAGGGATCCCCGGGGACCGATACGGCCGATGAAGTGGTACGGGGAGTCACCCGTCAACTACGCTTCGTGTCATTCCGCTCACCCCCGGCCAGGCAGGACATCTCATGGCACGTCACGCAGCCCGCACCTCCCCGCGCCGCACTCTGCTGCGCGCCGGACTCACCGTCACAGCCGCGGGCGCCGCGCTCGGCCTGGCCGGCACGGCCGCCCAGGCCGCGGCCGCCGACACGGACGCACCCCTGCTCGCGGGCGCCGGCACGGCGGCCACCCAGGGCCTGACCGGCGCGCTCACCCACTCGACGACGGGCGCGGTCTCCCCGCTGACCAGCCTGAAGCTCGACCCGCTGGCGAACACGGGCGTCGACCCGCTGGACAACGCGGTCGGCACGCAGGTGGCCGACTTCAAACCGCTGTCGACGGCCCTGGTCACCGACCCGGTCACCAACGGCGGCGCCCTCCAGGACCTCCCGGTCGTCGGCCGGGCGACGGGCCTGCTCCCCGGCTGAGGTCAGGGGACGCGGCCTACGTGGATGACGGCGATCGTGATGGTCGCGTCCTCGATCTCGTACAGGACGCGGTACAGGCCGATATGGATGCGGCGGACGTCCCACGAGCCGAACGAGGTCGAGCCTTGGGGGCGGGGTTCGTCGGCGAGCAGGAACAGGGATTCGTACACCTGTAAGAATCCGGCTGGATCCTCCGTCATGAAGCGCTCGGCGGCTTTCGTGGCGACCTGACGCCACTCGATCCGGTACCTCACGAGTCGTGCTCGATCCCGAGCATGCGCTTCACTTCTTCGTGGGGCACGGTAACGAGCGTGCCGTTCGCCTTCTCCGCCTGGTACTCGGCGAGCGCGCGCGCGTCCTCAAGGTCCTCCAGATCGTGCGCGTTGATCAGGACGGCTGCCACGTGCCCGTGGTCCGTGATCGCGATCCGTTCGTGGGAGTGCGCCACGCGGCGAACGAGCGTGCCCAACTTCGCGCGGGCGTCGGTCATGGTGAATTCGCTTATCCCGGCGGGCTCAGGGCCGTCCAGGATGGGTGCTTCGCTCATGCAAGAAGTGTAATCTTCTGTACGCTAGTACACGACGAAAACGGCCCGCGTTCCCCCAAACGAGGGAACGCGGGCCGTCGTTACGTTTTCGCTCAGTACGACGAGCCCGAGGCGCCCAGGGCGCCGGTCGGGTGCCAGACCGTCTTCGTCTCCAGGAACGCCGTCATCCGGTGGGTGCCCGGGTCGCCCAGCCAGTCCTCGTCGGCCGGGCGCAGCACGCGCTTGAGGTTGTCGGCCGCCGCGATCTCCAGCTCCTTCGCGAGCGTCTCGTCCGCGCCCGCCAGGTCGATCGCGTTGACGTCCTGATGCGCCGCCAGGGGCGCCGCCAGCTCCGCCGTCCTGCCGGACAGTACGTTGACCACGCCGCCCGGGACGTCGGACGTCGCCAGCACCTCGCCGAGCGACAGCGCCGGCAGCGGCGCGCGCTCGCTCGCGATCACGACCGCCGTGTTGCCCGTCGCGATCACCGGCGCCAGCACCGAGACCAGGCCAAGGAACGACGAGTCCTGCGGGGCCAGCACCGTGACCACACCGGTCGGTTCGGGCGTGGACAGGTTGAAGAACGGACCCGCGACCGGGTTCGCCCCGCCCACGATCTGGCCGATCTTGTCCGTCCAGCCCGCGTACCAGACCCACCGGTCGATCGTCGCGTCCACCACAGCGGTGGCCTTCGGCTTCGACAGCCCCTCCGCCTCGGCGACCTCCCGTACGAACTGGTCCCTGCGGCCCTCCAGCATCTCCGCGACCCGGTACAGCACCTGACCGCGGTTGTACGCGGTCGCGCCCGACCAGCCGCCGAACGCCTTGCGCGCCGCCACGACCGCGTCACGCGCGTCCTTCCGGGAGGACTGCGGCGCGTTCGCCAGCCACCTGTCCTTGGAGTCCGTCACCTCGTACACCCGGCCGCTCTCGCTGCGCGGGAACTTGCCCCCGACGTACAGCTTGTAGGTCTTGAAGACGGTCAGTCGTGACTCAGACATCTAGGTACGCCTCCAGGCCGTGCCGACCGCCCTCGCGGCCATGGCCCGACTCCTTGTAACCGCCGAAGGGCGACGCCGGATCGAACTTGTTGAACGTGTTGGCCCAGACGACGCCCGCCCGCAGCTTGTTCGCGACCGCGAGGATCCGCGAACCCTTCTCCGTCCAGACGCCGGCGGACAGCCCGTACTGGCTGTTGTTGGCCTTCGCCACCGCCTCGTCCGGCGTACGGAACGACAGCACCGACAGCACAGGACCGAAGATCTCGTCCCGCGCGATCGTGTGCGCCTGCGTGACGTTCGTGAACAGCGTCGGCGCGAACCAGTAACCCGACGACGGCAGTTCGCACTCCGGCGACCAGCGCTCCGCGCCCTCCGCCTCGCCCTGCTCCGTCAGCGCCCTGATCCTGGCCAGCTGCTCGGCGGAGTTGATCGCGCCGAGGTCGGTGTTCTTGTCCAGCGGGTCGCCCACGCGCAGCGTGGACAGCCGGCGCTTCAGCGAGTCCAGCAACTCCTCCTGGACCGACTCCTGTACGAGCAGCCGCGACCCGGCGCAGCAGACCTGGCCCTGGTTGAAGAAGATCCCGGTGACGATGCCCTCGACCGCCTGGTCGATCGGCGCGTCGTCGAAGACGATGTTCGCGCCCTTGCCGCCCAGTTCGAGCGTGGCCTTCTTGCGCGTGCCCGCGATCTGCCGGGCGATGGCCTTGCCGACGGCGGTCGACCCGGTGAAGGCGACCTTGTCGACGTCCGGGTGCTCGACCAGCGCGGCGCCGGCGCCGCCGTCACCCGTCACGATGTTCACGACGCCCTTGGGCAGGCCCGCCTGCCGGCAGACGTCGGCGAAGAACAGCGCGCTGAGCGGAGTCGTCTCGGCGGGCTTCAGCACCACCGTGTTGCCGGTGGCCAGCGCGGGCGCGATCTTCCACGCGAGCATCAGCAGCGGGAAGTTCCACGGGATGATCTGCCCCGCGACACCCAGCGGGCGCGGGTCCGGACCGTACCCGGCATGGTCCAGCTTGTCGGCCCAGCCCGCGTGGTAGAAGAAGTGCGCGGCGACCTGGGGCAGGTCGAAGTCGCGGGTCTCCTTGATCGGCTTGCCGTTGTCCAGCGTCTCCAGGACCGCCAGTTCGCGCGAGCGCTCCTGGATGATCCGGGCGATCCGGAACAGATACTTCGCGCGCTCGGCGCCCGGCAGCACCGACCACTTCTCGAACGCCTTGCGGGCGGCCCGTACCGCCCGGTCCACGTCGGCAGCCCCGGCCAGCGCGACCTCGGACAGGACTTCCTCGGTGGCCGGGCTGACGGTCTTGAAGACCTTGCCGTCCGCCGCCTCCGTGAACTCGCCGTCGATGAACAGGCCGTAGCTCGGCGCGATGTCGACGACGGAGCGGGACTCGGGTGCGGGTGCGTACTCGAATGCCATGTCAGTCCACCGTCACGTAGTCGGGGCCGGAGTACCGGCCGGTCGCCAGCCTCTGACGCTGCATCAGCAGATCGTTCAGCAGGCTGGAGGCGCCGAAGCGGAACCAGTGGTTGTCCAGCCAGTCCGCGCCCGCGGTCTCGTTGACCAGCACCAGGAACTTGATGGCGTCCTTGCTGGTACGGATGCCGCCGGCCGGCTTCACCCCGATCTGCACCCCGGTCTGCGCCCGGAAGTCGCGCACGGCCTCCAGCATCAGCAGCGTGTTCGCTGGGGTGGCGTTGACGCCGACCTTGCCGGTGGACGTCTTGATGAAGTCGGCCCCCGCGATCATGCCGAGCCAGGAGGCGCGGCGGATGTTGTCGTACGTCGACAGCTCGCCGGTCTCGAAGATCACCTTGAGCCTGGCGGCTCCCGCGGCCTCCTTGACGGCCCTGATCTCCTCGTACACCTTCAGGAAGTGCCCGGCGAGGAACGCGCCACGGTCGATGACCATGTCGATCTCGTCGGCGCCCGCGGCGACGGCGTCGCGCGTGTCCGCGAGCTTCACTTCGAGCGAGGCGCGGCCTGCGGGGAACGCGGTGGCGACGGAGGCGACCTTGACGCCGGACCCCTTGAGCGCGGCTGCGGCTGTCGCCGCCATGTCCGGATAGACACAGAGCGCGGCGGTTCTGGGGGCGGTGCGGTCGGTGGGGTCGGGGTTCATCGCCTTGCCGGCGAGCGAGCGGACTTTACCGGCGGTGTCGGAGCCTTCGAGCGTCGTCAGGTCGATCATCGAGATGGCGAGGTCGATGGCGTAGGCCTTGGCCGTGGTCTTGACGGAACGCGTACCGAGCGATGCGGCGCGGGCTTCGAGACCGACGGCGTCGACGCCGGGGAGCCCGTGCAGGAAGCGGCGCAGCGAGCTGTCGGACGCGGTCACGTCGGCGAATGGGGGTGCGGGTGGCGGCATGGTCACCACCCGAGCATATCTACGCGCGTAGCGGAATGTACAGGGGGTGGGTGGTTGCGGGTTCTTGGTTGCGGTGGTTGCCGGGTGTCGTTCCGGGGAGGCGTCCTGCGCTGCATGATTTACGGCGCGTACTCCCGAGACGCGGAGCCACCGCAAAGATGCGCCACAAATCACGCTCTACGCTCCGGACACCACCCCTGCACGACCCCCTTCACCCCAGCCGCCCGAATCGGCTGCCCCGCGACCACCAAGGGCCGGCGGCCGGGCGTTCACGCCAGGGATGTTCCCTCGACCCGCAGGGCACCGCTCACCCGCGCTGACGCGGGCGGGTGTGGCCGACCACCGGACGGGAGGGGGCCGGGGCCGGAGGAGGGGGGTGTCCGGACGTAAAGCGAAGGAGCTCATGCGACAAGCAGTCCGGACACCCCCCTCCGCAGGACCCGGACACCGGCACACGCACAACCCGGCGCAGCCAAGACCCGCACCCCCCGCCGGAAGGCGATACGGCAGAATCGGGGTATGACGACCCCCGACCCCACCCCCACGCCGACCTACGCCGACCGCGTCTTCCGGTCCGGTGCCGGGATCGCCGGGGGTGTGCTGTTGCTTGTGCTCGCGTTCTGGCTCGGGGGTGACGCGCTCGTTCGGGGGACCGGGCGGGCCCCGTGGATCGCGCTCGCCGGGCTGATCTTCGCCGTGCCGCTGATCTTCGCGTACACGCTGCGCCCCGCCGTCTTCGCCGGTGCCGATCTGCTGCGGATCCGTAACCCGTTCCGCAGCATCACCGTCCCGTGGGCCGCCGTCACCGGCGTGGAGGCGCGGTACACGACCGACGTGCAGGTCGAGGGCGGCCGGTTCCCGATGTGGGCCGTGCCCGTCTCGCTGCGGCAGCGCAAGCGCGCGTCGCGGCGCCAGGCGCGGGCCCCGCGGGACGTTCCGCAGGACCCGTACAACAGGACGTCCGTGCGGCCTCGGATCGACCACGCCGCCCAGGCGCAGCTCGCGCTCGCCGACCAGGCCGTGGTCGAGCTGCGCCTGCTCGCCGAGCAGGGGGCCGAGCGGCCCGGCGCGCAGGGCGCTCCGGTGGTGCGCTGGGCGTACGAGCTGATCGCGCCGAGCGTCGCCGGGCTCATCGTCATGATCGTGCTGTTCGTCACGGGCTGAGCCACAGCCCGGGGCCTCCGGTCAGAGACCGGCCGCCGCCGACAGGTCCCGCTTCAGCCCGGCGAGTACCTCAGCCGCAGCCGCCCTGACCGTGTCGAGTTCGCTCGCCGCCGCCACCGGGACCACCACCTCCAGGTAGCACTTGATCTTCGGCTCCGTCCCGCTGGGACGGACGATGACCCGGGCCCGGTACGTGCCCTCCAGGTGGTAGCGCAGCCCGTCCGTGGGCGGCAGCTCCGGCGTGCCCTCGGCCAGGTCCTCCGCCGAGACGACCCGCAGCCCCGCCAGCTCCGTCGGCGGCCGCTCGCGGAGCCTGCGCATCGCGTCGGCGATCAGCGACAGGTCCTTGACCCGGACGGCGAGCTGGCCGGTGGCGTGCAGGCCGTGCGTGACGGCGAGGTCGTCGAGGAGATCGGTCAGCGTACGGTCGGCCTGCTTGAGCTCCGAGGCGAGTTCGGCGACGAGCAGCGCCGCCGTGATGCCGTCCTTGTCGCGTACGCCGTCGGGGTCGACGCAGTACCCGAGCGCCTCCTCGTACCCGTACCGCAGCCCCTCGACGCGGGCGATCCACTTGAAGCCGGTCAGCGTCTCCTCGTACCCGAGCCCGGCGGCCGACGCGATCCGGCCGAGGAGCGAGGACGAGACGATCGACTCGGCGAAGGTGCCGGTCACACCCTTGTGGACGAGATGCGCCGCGAGCAGCGCGCCCACCTCGTCGCCGCTGAGGCTGCGCCAGCCGGCCTCGGCCGTGTCGTCGGGGACGGCGACGGCGCAGCGGTCGGCGTCCGGGTCGTTGGCGATGATCAGGTCGGGACGCGCGGCGCGGGCCGTGGCGAACGCCAGGTCCATGGCGCCCGGCT is from Streptomyces sp. NBC_00370 and encodes:
- a CDS encoding type II toxin-antitoxin system RelE family toxin, which codes for MYESLFLLADEPRPQGSTSFGSWDVRRIHIGLYRVLYEIEDATITIAVIHVGRVP
- a CDS encoding PH domain-containing protein, with product MTTPDPTPTPTYADRVFRSGAGIAGGVLLLVLAFWLGGDALVRGTGRAPWIALAGLIFAVPLIFAYTLRPAVFAGADLLRIRNPFRSITVPWAAVTGVEARYTTDVQVEGGRFPMWAVPVSLRQRKRASRRQARAPRDVPQDPYNRTSVRPRIDHAAQAQLALADQAVVELRLLAEQGAERPGAQGAPVVRWAYELIAPSVAGLIVMIVLFVTG
- a CDS encoding phospho-sugar mutase, yielding MQQDIVARARAWQAEDPDSDTREELGRIIDAGDLDALAERFAGTLQFGTAGLRGELGAGPMRMNRAVVIRAAAGLAAYLKARGDGGGLVVVGYDARYKSADFARDTAAVMTGAGLRAAVFPRALPTPVLAFAVQHLGAVAGVEVTASHNPPRDNGYKVYLAGGSQIVPPADGEIAAAIAAIGALDTVARPDDGWETLGEDVLTAYLERAGSVLTPGTPRTARVVHTAMHGVGTETFLAAFARAGFPEPVLVAEQSEPDPAFPTVAFPNPEEPGAMDLAFATARAARPDLIIANDPDADRCAVAVPDDTAEAGWRSLSGDEVGALLAAHLVHKGVTGTFAESIVSSSLLGRIASAAGLGYEETLTGFKWIARVEGLRYGYEEALGYCVDPDGVRDKDGITAALLVAELASELKQADRTLTDLLDDLAVTHGLHATGQLAVRVKDLSLIADAMRRLRERPPTELAGLRVVSAEDLAEGTPELPPTDGLRYHLEGTYRARVIVRPSGTEPKIKCYLEVVVPVAAASELDTVRAAAAEVLAGLKRDLSAAAGL
- a CDS encoding aldehyde dehydrogenase family protein, giving the protein MAFEYAPAPESRSVVDIAPSYGLFIDGEFTEAADGKVFKTVSPATEEVLSEVALAGAADVDRAVRAARKAFEKWSVLPGAERAKYLFRIARIIQERSRELAVLETLDNGKPIKETRDFDLPQVAAHFFYHAGWADKLDHAGYGPDPRPLGVAGQIIPWNFPLLMLAWKIAPALATGNTVVLKPAETTPLSALFFADVCRQAGLPKGVVNIVTGDGGAGAALVEHPDVDKVAFTGSTAVGKAIARQIAGTRKKATLELGGKGANIVFDDAPIDQAVEGIVTGIFFNQGQVCCAGSRLLVQESVQEELLDSLKRRLSTLRVGDPLDKNTDLGAINSAEQLARIRALTEQGEAEGAERWSPECELPSSGYWFAPTLFTNVTQAHTIARDEIFGPVLSVLSFRTPDEAVAKANNSQYGLSAGVWTEKGSRILAVANKLRAGVVWANTFNKFDPASPFGGYKESGHGREGGRHGLEAYLDV
- the deoC gene encoding deoxyribose-phosphate aldolase, whose protein sequence is MPPPAPPFADVTASDSSLRRFLHGLPGVDAVGLEARAASLGTRSVKTTAKAYAIDLAISMIDLTTLEGSDTAGKVRSLAGKAMNPDPTDRTAPRTAALCVYPDMAATAAAALKGSGVKVASVATAFPAGRASLEVKLADTRDAVAAGADEIDMVIDRGAFLAGHFLKVYEEIRAVKEAAGAARLKVIFETGELSTYDNIRRASWLGMIAGADFIKTSTGKVGVNATPANTLLMLEAVRDFRAQTGVQIGVKPAGGIRTSKDAIKFLVLVNETAGADWLDNHWFRFGASSLLNDLLMQRQRLATGRYSGPDYVTVD
- a CDS encoding aldehyde dehydrogenase family protein yields the protein MSESRLTVFKTYKLYVGGKFPRSESGRVYEVTDSKDRWLANAPQSSRKDARDAVVAARKAFGGWSGATAYNRGQVLYRVAEMLEGRRDQFVREVAEAEGLSKPKATAVVDATIDRWVWYAGWTDKIGQIVGGANPVAGPFFNLSTPEPTGVVTVLAPQDSSFLGLVSVLAPVIATGNTAVVIASERAPLPALSLGEVLATSDVPGGVVNVLSGRTAELAAPLAAHQDVNAIDLAGADETLAKELEIAAADNLKRVLRPADEDWLGDPGTHRMTAFLETKTVWHPTGALGASGSSY
- a CDS encoding type II toxin-antitoxin system Phd/YefM family antitoxin; its protein translation is MSEAPILDGPEPAGISEFTMTDARAKLGTLVRRVAHSHERIAITDHGHVAAVLINAHDLEDLEDARALAEYQAEKANGTLVTVPHEEVKRMLGIEHDS